The genomic stretch CCGAAAGTATTTCTTTATTAGCTGTTAGATCAAGCTGATACAAATATACCCATGCTAATCCAAATATAGTCTCTATTTGCTCGCGACGATACTCAACAGGTACATCTTCTAGCCGATCGAGCGACTCCAAAATTTCGTCGTTAATGATATAGACCTCGCCAGCGATACTTTTCTTTCCAGAAATCATCGCCGGATAAGCACCTAAATCAAAAAGGGCAAACGACTCTGGTGTATCGAAGCGCCCCAACAACTCACCATTCTGCAAATAGTGGTGATTGGATTGACCTTGTCTCAAAGTGCCATAGACGAACACAAGATGCTGCATAAACCCTCCATAAGCCGTTCATCTCGGCAATTCGATGAACGGCTAAAATACTCTCTGTCCAACGGCTCTATTCGGAATCAAACTGTTCTACTCGAACTCAAACTGATAGAGGAGGTCTACCGCACTGTCTAAGCCCGATACGGCTTCAACGTAGAGATCCTGCATCAATCGGTAACGAACGGTAAACTCACCCAAC from Vibrio pomeroyi encodes the following:
- a CDS encoding gamma-glutamylcyclotransferase family protein, which codes for MQHLVFVYGTLRQGQSNHHYLQNGELLGRFDTPESFALFDLGAYPAMISGKKSIAGEVYIINDEILESLDRLEDVPVEYRREQIETIFGLAWVYLYQLDLTANKEILSGNWCKRSNPL